Proteins encoded by one window of Cumulibacter manganitolerans:
- a CDS encoding YbaB/EbfC family nucleoid-associated protein: MRSLAETLRGQFERLVEEGPRMAREAREVSITESSRDGLVKVTVDARGSLLALDLDPRIYRRPDARSLAESILETIRRATDAAQERVLDIFEPAVSRDDMRLHLQGTPDQVVEDVEDRLNRREGL, encoded by the coding sequence ATGCGGTCGCTGGCCGAGACCTTGCGCGGGCAGTTCGAGCGCCTGGTCGAGGAGGGCCCGCGGATGGCGCGGGAGGCGCGCGAGGTCTCCATAACCGAGTCCTCGCGCGACGGGCTGGTGAAGGTGACGGTCGACGCGCGTGGCAGTCTCCTGGCGCTCGATCTCGACCCACGCATCTACCGCCGCCCAGACGCCCGATCGCTGGCCGAGTCGATCCTCGAGACGATCCGGCGGGCGACGGACGCCGCCCAGGAGCGCGTGCTGGACATCTTCGAGCCGGCGGTGAGCCGCGATGACATGCGCCTGCACCTGCAGGGCACTCCGGACCAGGTCGTCGAGGACGTCGAAGATCGACTGAACCGTCGAGAGGGGTTGTGA